GCTATCATCGTCGTTCGATTGCTGAAACTACCATGTTCCGCTTTAAGACTATTTTTGGGGGCAATCTCAGTGCACGTCAATTTGACAATCAAGCCGTGGAATTGTTCATCAAATGTGTTGCGCTCAACCGCATGATTCAGATCGCTAAACCCGATAGCTACAAAGTCGAAGCTTAATACCCGGACGACCTCAAGGTGAGCCTGATCATCCTTCTAATCATGCAACAAAGCCGGTGGGAACTATTGAATTTCCCAAAGCTGACTTGGATCTCTGTCATCTACCTAATGGTGTAGGAAGTTGTACAGGAGTCAAATGCGAGAAAGTCGAGAATCTAATGGAGCTAAGGAGACTCGAACTCCTGACCCCCTCAATGCCATTGAGGTGCGCTACCAACTGCGCTATAGCCCCGTCCATGCGTATACTATCTTCTCCGACTCCGAAGCATTCGTCAAGATCGCGGGATTGCGGTTCAATAGAAGAGGAGTCTTTCTTCTTGCTATACCCGTCGTATGACCTTCCAACCCACCGATGATTCAACGCCTCAAGCTACATCTTTAGATGCCGATACCGTTGCCGATCTGGTGCGATCGCTCCGTCGGAAAGAGGGGAATTGGGTGGAATGGGGGAAGTCCTGTCAGCTTTTACAGAAGCAAGGACGCAATCCCCAGGCGATTTTTGAGGATACGGGGTTTGAGCCTGTCCATCAAAATCAGATTATTGTCGCCATGCAGGTTTTTGAATCCATTGTGAGTGTAGGCGTATCCGATGCGGTGCGATCGCACTTTGAGCAGCGGGGAAGTGATTCCCTCTACGCACTGCGGATTTTGACCAACACAGATCGGGCGGCGGCGGCAACCCTACTCGTCGAACGGGGCATTGATTCCGAAGGGGCGCGAGAAGTCGCAAAAGCGATGCGCGACTTTGCCCGACTCTCTACACCACCCGAAGGGTTTGAATCTACCGCTGCAGATGCGGTGGCCTACCACTACTGGCGACTGGCGAAACAGCAGTCCGATCTCCAAGAGCGATCGCGCCTGATTGCTAAAGCGCTTCAGTTTGCAAATAGTATCTCTGCCCGGAAACAGGTGGAACAGTTGCTCACCGACTTTACCGTGACTCGCACCCGATCCGCACCGATGATGCCCGTTTATCGCGTTGGGTCAGAAGAGGAGATGCCCCGCATCGTGCCTGTTGTAGGTCAGTTTCCCATTACGGCGGCGGACTTGAGAGCGGTTCCGTTGGTGGATGAGCAAACGGCATTTCGCATGGTGCGCTTTGCGGGCGAGGGCGCGTGGGTAGCGATCCCCGGTTGGCAGGTCATCCTGAATGCGGAGGATCCCGTGGCGATTTTGACGGAGGGCGATCGCATTCCCGAACTTCAGCAAGATCATCCCGAAGAGGTGCTGGTGATTGTTGACCGGGCGCAGCGTACCTGGAATGCGGATAGTTACTTCCTGATCGATCAGGGTGATACGGTGCAGATTCAGTGGAGTGAGGTGGAATCAGAGCATCCAATTCTGGGACGGGTTATCCTAATTCTTAAGCCGAAGCGAGTATTGGACGAAAATTACACCCTCGATCCGTGGCAAATGGATGAGTAGGTGCAGCCCTGCGGGCGGTAGTTTAGCTCGCTTCTCTTAAGCTCTCATAGGTTGGACAGTAGTTGGGTATGCAAATCCAAGACCGACAGCAAAAAATACTGCTGGTAGAAACACTTCGACGACGACGGCAGGCTTTGACAGCCCAGATGGATTGCCCTGTTATTTTATGGTCTGGGCAATCTGTTTCCCGAAACTTTCCGGCCAATACCTATCCTTTTCGAGCCAATAGCCATTTTCTGTACTTTGCGGGACTGTCGATTGAGAATGCCGCGATTCGGTTAGAGAACGATCGCACCGAGTTATTCATGGATAATCCCTCCGATGCCGATCTGCTTTGGCATGGGTCACGCCTAACACGGGATGAGATTGCACGGCATATCGGTGCCGATGCCGCGTACCCCCTCTCGTTGCTGCAACGTTATGCCGAAGGGGCAGCCTCGATTCCCGTCCAAGATCCCAAGACTCACGCCGCCCAGTCCCAGGTTCTCAATCGAGTTATTTCACCTCACCATCGACTTCAGGATGGCGATCGCACCCTGGCAGAAGCGATTGTGCAACTGCGGTTGCAGCATGACGAAGGGGCGATCGCCGAAATTCGCAAAGCCGCAGCGGTGACGGCACAGGCCCATCGGGCTGGGATGGCCGCTACCCGCAAAGCTACCTCCGAAGCCCAAGTGCGGGCAGCTATGGAGCAGGTGATCCTGGCGAACGACATGGAACCCGCCTACCGCAGCATTGTGACGGTGCATGGCGAAGTGCTGCACAATACCAGCTATAGCCATGAACTGCGGAATACGGATCTCTTGCTAGCCGATGTGGGGGCAGAGGCCAACAGCGGTTGGGCGTCGGACGTGACCCGCACTTGGCCTGTATCGGGAAAATTTTCATCGACCCAGCGAGATGTGTACGATGTCGTGTTGGCCGCCCACGATGTCTGCATTCGCAATCTGCAACCGGGGGTTGAATATCGCGATATTCACCTGATGGCAGCGACGGTGATTGCAGCGGGGTTGGTGGATCTGGGGATTCTTTGGGGCCGTGCCGAAGATCTGGTGGAACAGGATATTCACGCGCTCTTTTTCCCCCACGGTGTCGGCCATTTATTAGGGCTGGATGTCCATGACATGGAGGATTTGGGCGATCTCGCTGGATATGCGCCAGGACGCAGCCGCAGCGATCGCTTTGGTCTGTGCTATCTCCGTCTAGATCGTCCGCTGTTGCCGGGTATGGTCGTGACCATTGAGCCAGGGTTCTACCAAGTTCCTGCGTTGCTGAACGATCCCGAACGGCAATCGCACGCGGAAGGCTGGGTGAACTGGGAACGGCTCAATCAGTTTTCGGATGTGTGTGGGATTCGCATTGAAGACGATGTCCGCATGACCGAAACAGGCCATGAAATCCTGACGTCTGCAATTCCAACGCATCCAGAGGCCGTTGAGCATTTAGTATCCTGACAGACTGTTGACTCGATCTATACCAGTTAGCCGAAATCATCCTCTTGGGCGTTGTAGTCTTCAACTCTAGTCCACTAAGCTAAGTAGCCCGTAGGACGTTTTGACCCGTCCCCCACTGAGGGTCTGTCGTATGAAGATGCGCCCATTTGCGGGCGTTTTGTTTTGGGTGTGAATTATGAAAGGATCTGTAACGACATCTACGCTCGTCTCGGAAATTCAAAGCTGCTTGCATCTAGCCATCCCCCTCGTAGGTGCTCAACTGGCCCAATCTGCTACTTCCTTTGTGGATACCGTCATGATGGGCTGGCTAGGGAGCGATACCATTGCCGCCGGAGGGTTAGGAGCCGTAATGTTCAATACCTTACTGCTGACCAGTGCGGCGTTGGTGTCAGCCGTCAGTCCCCTCACCGCAGAAGCCTTTGGCGCAGGCAACCATCAGAAAGTGGGTTCCGTGGTGCGGCAAGGCTTTTGGTTGGCTGTGCTGTTGGTCATGCCCTGCATGGTGCTGCTGTACCAGGCTCAACCTATCTTGCTAGCCCTAGGGCAAAATCCGGAAACTGTGGAGCGATCGCAGATCTACGTTCGCGCCATCCTCTGGGGCATCGTACCGGGATTAGGCATTGCAGTATTACGGAACTGGTTGGCCGCCCTTGCCCAGCCTCGCCCCATCATCATTACCGTGATTCTGGGAACGGTGTTCAACATTGTCGCTAACTATGGGCTGATGTTTGGCAAATGGGGGCTTCCAGCCTTGGGATTAGCGGGCATTGGCTGGGCAAGCTGTCTATCGCTGTGGGGCATGTTTTTCGGTCTATTAACCTACAGCCTGATTCAACCCCAGTTGCGCCACTACCGAATTCTGCACCATCTCCATCGGTTTGCCCCCCGTCCATTTCTTGAACTTCTGCGGATTGGGCTTCCCATTGGAGTGTTAGCAGGGGTAGAGGTCGGTTTATTCAGCATGACGACAGTGCTGATGGGACAGTTGGGGACAAGCACACTGGCTGCCCATCACATTGCCCTGCAAACCGCATCCCTCACCTTTATGGTTCCCCTGGGAATTTCCCTGGCGACCACGGCGCGAGTGGGACAGTATCTAGGACAGGCCAATGGATTAGGGGCACGGCTGGCAGGCTACACAGGCATTACCCTTGCGGCTCTGTTTATGAGTACAATGGGCATCTTATTTTGGCTGGCTCCTGAAACGATTGTGGGGCTGTATTTAGATCTAGACAATTCCGCTAACCGAGACGTGGTGGCGATCGCCAAATCTCTGTTGGGGGTTGCCGCTCTATTTCAGATTGTGGATGGGATTCAGATCTGTGCGGCAGGTGCGTTGCGCGGCCTCAAGGATACCTACGTTCCTATGATCATTGGCATTGTCGCCTATTGGGGCGTCGGTCTGGTTAGTGGCTATGTGTTGGGGTTCCAAATGGGCTTAGCTGGGGTTGGGCTATGGCTGGGACTAGCGTTCGGCCTGATGATGGCGGCGATCGTTCTCACCTGGCGATTTAGCGTGATGCCGCCCCTAAAGTATGCCCTGTTTGGCGATCGCACCCTCACAAACTCCCTACCGGACTGAAGAGACCAATCCCAGGTCAGCATTGATGGCTTGAATCAGCCGTCGGTAGGTTTCAGCAGGGCGATCGCCCAAATGATCGACGGCTGACCGCTCAGTGCCGTGGGCATAGTCAAGGCTGAATAGACCAAAGCGAGGCGTATAAGACCCCCACTCATAGTTATCCGTAAGCGACCAGTGCATATAGCCCACCAGCGGAACCTGATCTTTCAAAAGATGGTGAACTTGACGCAGGTGAGCCTCTAAAAATTCACTGCGGCGAAGCTGGTCGCCACGGGTTGTGGCAACGCTATTGTCAGGCTTACGGCGCAGAGCCATCCCGTTTTCAGCAATCAGTACGGGGCGATCGTAGGACTCAGCGTAGTGCTTACAGAACACATAGAGTCCTTCCGGTAAGCAGCGCCAGTCCCACCACTTGCTAGTGATGCCACTCATCAGCCATCCGCGAAAGTCTTTCACTTTAAACTCAAAGTCGGAAAAGGACGGTAACCGCAGCACATGCGCCGCAAAGGGATCGTAGTAGTCCAGTCCGATAAAGTCGAACAGTTTGGAACGCGGGGAGGCATCGATTTCCTGTAGACAAGCCTGAAGGGCGGCAGGCGTAAACAGACGCTTACCAGACCAATTGGCCCAGCGATGCAGCACCCGACCGATGCGGTAGGGTAGATCCTTGCGGAAGGGCAGATTAGCTGTGTTCAGCATGGTGTCAAACTCTAGGGCGCGGCTTTCCCAGAAGTCGGGCAGTTCCGACTCCGATAGATCCTGTTTGGGAAGATCCAGAATGTCCCAGATCATTTTTTCCGACCAGTAGAGGTCGCTGCAATAGGTGTTGAGGGACACCATCGGCGTCGGCCAGCCTTCTCTTTGGTAGATATCGTGAATCTGATTGTAGGCGCGAATGTGGGCTGCAATTAGGTAGCTATGGGCGTGGGGAATGGCCTTGGCACCGTGCAGCGACGACGATGGAAACTGCGAACTGACGTAGGTATTGGTAATGAGCATGTTCGGCTCGTTGGTGGTGATGTACCAGTGGATCGGAGCCATGTGGTAAACATCCACCAACCGTCGATTAATGTGGCGAACCGTAGTGGCGACGTAGTTCTCAAAGGCGTCTACTGTTTCAGGATGAAGCCACGCATCTAAGGGGAGCCAGCCCGGATGGGTAAAATGGTGCAGCGTCACGATCGCTTCCAGGCCATAGCGACGACAGGCGGCAATGCGATCGCCATAGGCATCGAGTGCCTGGGTATCAAACGCTGGAGCCTTGGACACGGCCATGCGATAGGAGGGCTGCACCCGTGCCCATTCAATTCCCAAACGGAAGGCCGTTAACCCTAAGTCTCGACAACGCTGGAAATCGTCTTCGTAGCGTGTCCAAAACTCAGCGGCTTTTCCCGTAGGCATGACTCGGTGATACTGTTCACACCGTGCCCAGTTGTTGTGGGGCTGGCCGTCACCGTTATATCCGCCTTCACTTTGATAGCCCGATGTTGCCACGCCCCAAAGGAACGAGGGCTTGGCAGAATGCGAAGAAGACGTCCTAGACTGCATCATGCTGTTGTTGTACCTGTGGTGTAGAACTATCGATGTGCGATCGCCAGTCGCTGAGGATGGTTTCGGCAATGTCCAGAGCGGCGCGAGGTTGGCCTAGCATGTGGGCAGCTTCGCTCATCTCGGTTAGGCGATCGGGATGATCGAGCAAATACTGCACCGCAGGAGCAACCAT
This genomic stretch from Synechococcales cyanobacterium T60_A2020_003 harbors:
- a CDS encoding aminopeptidase P family protein codes for the protein MQIQDRQQKILLVETLRRRRQALTAQMDCPVILWSGQSVSRNFPANTYPFRANSHFLYFAGLSIENAAIRLENDRTELFMDNPSDADLLWHGSRLTRDEIARHIGADAAYPLSLLQRYAEGAASIPVQDPKTHAAQSQVLNRVISPHHRLQDGDRTLAEAIVQLRLQHDEGAIAEIRKAAAVTAQAHRAGMAATRKATSEAQVRAAMEQVILANDMEPAYRSIVTVHGEVLHNTSYSHELRNTDLLLADVGAEANSGWASDVTRTWPVSGKFSSTQRDVYDVVLAAHDVCIRNLQPGVEYRDIHLMAATVIAAGLVDLGILWGRAEDLVEQDIHALFFPHGVGHLLGLDVHDMEDLGDLAGYAPGRSRSDRFGLCYLRLDRPLLPGMVVTIEPGFYQVPALLNDPERQSHAEGWVNWERLNQFSDVCGIRIEDDVRMTETGHEILTSAIPTHPEAVEHLVS
- a CDS encoding glycoside hydrolase family 1 protein; the protein is MQSRTSSSHSAKPSFLWGVATSGYQSEGGYNGDGQPHNNWARCEQYHRVMPTGKAAEFWTRYEDDFQRCRDLGLTAFRLGIEWARVQPSYRMAVSKAPAFDTQALDAYGDRIAACRRYGLEAIVTLHHFTHPGWLPLDAWLHPETVDAFENYVATTVRHINRRLVDVYHMAPIHWYITTNEPNMLITNTYVSSQFPSSSLHGAKAIPHAHSYLIAAHIRAYNQIHDIYQREGWPTPMVSLNTYCSDLYWSEKMIWDILDLPKQDLSESELPDFWESRALEFDTMLNTANLPFRKDLPYRIGRVLHRWANWSGKRLFTPAALQACLQEIDASPRSKLFDFIGLDYYDPFAAHVLRLPSFSDFEFKVKDFRGWLMSGITSKWWDWRCLPEGLYVFCKHYAESYDRPVLIAENGMALRRKPDNSVATTRGDQLRRSEFLEAHLRQVHHLLKDQVPLVGYMHWSLTDNYEWGSYTPRFGLFSLDYAHGTERSAVDHLGDRPAETYRRLIQAINADLGLVSSVR
- a CDS encoding MATE family efflux transporter; this translates as MKGSVTTSTLVSEIQSCLHLAIPLVGAQLAQSATSFVDTVMMGWLGSDTIAAGGLGAVMFNTLLLTSAALVSAVSPLTAEAFGAGNHQKVGSVVRQGFWLAVLLVMPCMVLLYQAQPILLALGQNPETVERSQIYVRAILWGIVPGLGIAVLRNWLAALAQPRPIIITVILGTVFNIVANYGLMFGKWGLPALGLAGIGWASCLSLWGMFFGLLTYSLIQPQLRHYRILHHLHRFAPRPFLELLRIGLPIGVLAGVEVGLFSMTTVLMGQLGTSTLAAHHIALQTASLTFMVPLGISLATTARVGQYLGQANGLGARLAGYTGITLAALFMSTMGILFWLAPETIVGLYLDLDNSANRDVVAIAKSLLGVAALFQIVDGIQICAAGALRGLKDTYVPMIIGIVAYWGVGLVSGYVLGFQMGLAGVGLWLGLAFGLMMAAIVLTWRFSVMPPLKYALFGDRTLTNSLPD
- a CDS encoding IS5/IS1182 family transposase, which translates into the protein YHRRSIAETTMFRFKTIFGGNLSARQFDNQAVELFIKCVALNRMIQIAKPDSYKVEA